A stretch of the Macaca mulatta isolate MMU2019108-1 chromosome 16, T2T-MMU8v2.0, whole genome shotgun sequence genome encodes the following:
- the GP1BA gene encoding platelet glycoprotein Ib alpha chain encodes MGLEERRTELSGTSEDAMCLRRSFCLPVLMPLLLLLLLLPSPLRPHPICEVSKVASHLEVNCDKSNLRALPPDLPKDTTILHLGENLLYTFSLASLVPFTRLTQLYLDKCELTKLQVDGTLPVLGTLDLSHNKLQSLPLLGQSLPALTILDVSFNQLTSLPLGALHGLGKLQELYLKGNELKTLPPGLLTPTPKLEKLSLANNHLTQLPAGLLDGLGNLDTLLLQENSLYTIPKGFFGFHLLPFAFLHGNPWLCNCEILYFRRWLQDNAENVYVWKEGVDVKAMTSNVASVQCDNSDKTPVYRYPGKGCPTLGDEDDPGLYDDYTDEDTEGDEVRATRTVVKFSTKAHTTPWGLFHSWSAASLDGQTPSSLHPTQESTKEQTTFPPRRTPDFTLHMGSATFSKTPKSTTELTPSPTTSEPTPSPTTPEPAPEPTPSPTTPEPTPSPTTQEPTPSPTTPEPTPSPTTQESTPSLITPEPTPSQTTSEPTPSPTTQEPTPEPAPSPTTPEPTPEPAPSPTTPEPTPEPAPSPTTPEPTPSQTTSEPSPSPTTLEPTPSPTTPEPTPTQTTPEPTPSPTTPEPTPTQTTPEPSPSPITPELATSPTIPESATSLITPKSIIFLTTTKPVSLLESTKKNIPEFDQQPKLRGVLQGHFESYRNDPFLHPDFCCLLPLGFYVLGLLWLLFASVVLILMLTWVRHVKPHALDSGQGAPLATATQTTHLELQRGRQVTVPRAWLLFLRGSLPTFRSSLFLWVRPNGRVGPLVAGRRPSALSQGRGQDLLGTVSIRYSGHSL; translated from the exons ATGGGGCTAGAAGAGAGAAGGACTGAGTTGAGTGGCACCTCAGAAGACGCTATGTGCCTTCGGAGGTCTTTCTGCCTGCCT GTCCTCATGCCTCTCCTCCTCTTGCTGCTCCTGCTGCCAAGCCCCTTACGTCCCCACCCCATCTGTGAGGTCTCCAAAGTGGCCAGCCACCTAGAAGTGAACTGTGACAAGAGCAATCTGAGAGCGCTGCCTCCAGACCTGCCAAAAGACACGACAATCCTCCACTTGGGGGAGAACCTCCTGTACACCTTCTCCCTGGCATCCCTGGTGCCTTTCACTCGCCTCACTCAGCTGTACTTAGATAAGTGCGAGCTCACCAAACTCCAGGTCGATGGGACACTGCCAGTGCTGGGGACCCTGGATCTATCCCACAATAAGCTGCAAAGCCTGCCCTTGCTAGGGCAGTCACTGCCTGCTCTCACCATCCTGGACGTCTCCTTCAACCAGCTGACCTCGCTGCCTCTTGGTGCCCTGCATGGTCTTGGCAAACTCCAAGAGCTCTACCTGAAAGGCAATGAGCTGAAGACCCTGCCCCCAGGGCTCCTGACGCCCACACCCAAGCTGGAGAAGCTCAGCCTGGCTAACAACCACTTGACCCAGCTCCCCGCCGGGCTCCTGGATGGGCTGGGGAATCTCGACACCCTTCTCCTCCAAGAGAACTCGCTGTATACGATACCAAAGGGCTTTTTTGGGTTCCACCTCCTGCCTTTTGCTTTTCTCCATGGGAACCCTTGGTTATGCAACTGTGAGATCCTCTATTTTCGTCGCTGGCTGCAGGACAATGCCGAAAATGTCTATGTGTGGAAGGAAGGTGTGGACGTCAAGGCCATGACCTCTAACGTGGCCAGTGTGCAGTGTGACAATTCAGACAAGACTCCTGTCTACAGATACCCGGGAAAGGGATGCCCCACCCTTGGTGATGAAGATGACCCAGGCCTATATGATGACTACACAGACGAGGACACTGAGGGTGATGAGGTGCGTGCCACAAGGACTGTGGTCAAGTTCTCCACCAAAGCCCATACGACTCCCTGGGGTCTGTTCCACTCATGGTCTGCTGCTTCTCTAGACGGTCAAACGCCCTCCTCCTTGCATCCAACACAAGAATCCACTAAGGAGCAGACCACATTCCCACCCAGACGGACCCCAGATTTCACACTTCACATGGGATCTGCCACATTCTCCAAAACTCCAAAATCCACTACTGAACTGACCCCAAGCCCGACCACCTCAGAGCCCACCCCAAGCCCAACTACCCCGGAGCCCGCCCCAGAGCCCACCCCAAGCCCGACCACCCCTGAGCCCACCCCAAGCCCAACCACCCAGGAGCCCACCCCAAGCCCAACCACCCCTGAACCCACCCCAAGCCCCACCACCCAGGAGTCCACCCCAAGCCTGATCACCCCGGAGCCCACTCCAAGTCAGACCACCTCAGAGCCCACCCCAAGCCCAACCACCCAGGAGCCCACCCCAGAGCCTGCCCCAAGCCCGACCACCCCAGAGCCCACCCCAGAGCCTGCCCCAAGCCCGACCACCCCAGAGCCCACCCCAGAGCCTGCCCCAAGCCCGACCACCCCAGAGCCCACCCCAAGTCAGACCACCTCAGAGCCCTCCCCAAGCCCAACCACCCTGGAGCCCACCCCAAGCCCGACCACCCCAGAGCCCACCCCAACTCAGACCACCCCAGAGCCCACCCCAAGCCCAACCACCCCAGAGCCCACTCCAACTCAGACCACCCCAGAGCCCTCCCCAAGCCCGATCACCCCAGAGCTGGCCACAAGCCCGACCATCCCGGAGTCCGCCACAAGCCTGATCACTCCAAAAAGCATCATATTTTTGACTACCACAAAACCCGTATCACTCTTAGAATCCACCAAAAAAAACATCCCTGAATTTGATCAGCAACCAAAGCTCCGTGGGGTGCTCCAAGGGCATTTCGAGAGCTACAGAAATGACCCTTTTCTTCACCCCGACTTTTGCTGCCTCCTCCCCCTGGGCTTCTATGTCTTGGGTCTCCTCTGGCTGCTCTTTGCCTCTGTGGTCCTCATCCTGATGCTGACCTGGGTCAGGCATGTGAAACCACACGCCCTGGACTCTGGCCAAGGTGCTCCTCTGGCCACAGCCACACAAACCACACATCTGGAGCTGCAGAGGGGACGGCAAGTGACGGTGCCCCGGGCCTGGCTTCTCTTCCTTCGAGGCTCACTCCCCACTTTCCGCTCCAGCCTCTTCCTGTGGGTACGGCCTAATGGCCGTGTGGGGCCTCTAGTGGCAGGAAGGAGGCCCTCAGCTCTGAGTCAGGGTCGTGGTCAGGACCTGCTGGGCACAGTGAGCATTAGGTACTCTGGCCACAGCCTCTGA
- the SLC25A11 gene encoding mitochondrial 2-oxoglutarate/malate carrier protein isoform X2 codes for MAATASAGAGGMDGKPRTSPKSIKFLFGGLAGLSAGLLRQATYTTTRLGIYTVLFERLTGADGTPPGFLLKALIGMTAGATGAFVGTPAEVALIRMTADGRLPADQRRGYKNVFNALIRITREEGVLTLWRGCIPTMARAVVVNAAQLASYSQSKQFLLDSGYFSDNILCHFCASMISGLVTTAASMPVDIAKTRIQNMRMIDGKPEYKNGLDVLFKVVRYEGFFSLWKGFTPYYARLGPHTVLTFIFLEQMNKAYRRLFLSG; via the exons ATGGCGGCGACGGCGAGTGCCGGGGCCGGCGGGATGGACGGGAAGCCCCGTACCTCCCCTAAGTCCATCAAGTTCCTGTTTGGGGGCCTGGCCGG GCTGTCGGCTGGCCTGCTGCGCCAGGCCACCTACACCACTACCCGCCTTGGCATCTATACCGTGTTGTTTGAGCGCTTGACTGGGGCTGATGGTACTCCCCCTGGCTTTCTGCTGAAGGCTCTGATTGGCATGACGGCAGGTGCCACTGGTGCCTTTGTGGGAACACCAGCCGAAGTGGCTCTTATCCGCATGACTGCGGATGGCCG GCTTCCAGCTGACCAGCGCCGTGGCTACAAAAATGTGTTTAATGCCCTGATTCGGATCACCCGGGAAGAGGGAGTCCTCACCCTGTGGCGG GGCTGCATCCCTACCATGGCTCGGGCCGTCGTCGTCAATGCTGCCCAGCTGGCCTCCTACTCCCAATCCAAGCAGTTCTTGCTGGACTCAG GCTACTTCTCTGACAACATCTTGTGCCACTTCTGTGCCAGCATGATAAGCGGTCTTGTCACCACTGCTGCCTCCATGCCTGTGGATATTGCCAAGACCCG AATCCAGAACATGCGGATGATTGATGGGAAGCCGGAATACAAGAATGGACTG GATGTCCTGTTCAAGGTTGTCCGCTACGAGGGCTTCTTCAGCCTGTGGAAGGGCTTCACACCGTACTATGCCCGCCTGGGTCCCCACACCGTCCTCACCTTCATCTTCTTGGAGCAGATGAACAAGGCCTACAGGCGTCTCTTCCTCAGTGGCTGA
- the SLC25A11 gene encoding mitochondrial 2-oxoglutarate/malate carrier protein isoform X1, with protein sequence MAATASAGAGGMDGKPRTSPKMGATVFVQPLDLVKNRMQLSGEGAKTREYKTSFHALTSILKAEGLRGIYTGLSAGLLRQATYTTTRLGIYTVLFERLTGADGTPPGFLLKALIGMTAGATGAFVGTPAEVALIRMTADGRLPADQRRGYKNVFNALIRITREEGVLTLWRGCIPTMARAVVVNAAQLASYSQSKQFLLDSGYFSDNILCHFCASMISGLVTTAASMPVDIAKTRIQNMRMIDGKPEYKNGLDVLFKVVRYEGFFSLWKGFTPYYARLGPHTVLTFIFLEQMNKAYRRLFLSG encoded by the exons ATGGCGGCGACGGCGAGTGCCGGGGCCGGCGGGATGGACGGGAAGCCCCGTACCTCCCCTAA GATGGGAGCTACAGTTTTTGTCCAGCCCCTGGACCTGGTGAAGAACCGGATGCAGCTGAGTGGGGAAGGGGCCAAGACTCGAGAGTACAAAACCAGCTTCCATGCCCTCACCAGTATCCTGAAGGCAGAAGGCCTGAGGGGCATTTACACCGG GCTGTCGGCTGGCCTGCTGCGCCAGGCCACCTACACCACTACCCGCCTTGGCATCTATACCGTGTTGTTTGAGCGCTTGACTGGGGCTGATGGTACTCCCCCTGGCTTTCTGCTGAAGGCTCTGATTGGCATGACGGCAGGTGCCACTGGTGCCTTTGTGGGAACACCAGCCGAAGTGGCTCTTATCCGCATGACTGCGGATGGCCG GCTTCCAGCTGACCAGCGCCGTGGCTACAAAAATGTGTTTAATGCCCTGATTCGGATCACCCGGGAAGAGGGAGTCCTCACCCTGTGGCGG GGCTGCATCCCTACCATGGCTCGGGCCGTCGTCGTCAATGCTGCCCAGCTGGCCTCCTACTCCCAATCCAAGCAGTTCTTGCTGGACTCAG GCTACTTCTCTGACAACATCTTGTGCCACTTCTGTGCCAGCATGATAAGCGGTCTTGTCACCACTGCTGCCTCCATGCCTGTGGATATTGCCAAGACCCG AATCCAGAACATGCGGATGATTGATGGGAAGCCGGAATACAAGAATGGACTG GATGTCCTGTTCAAGGTTGTCCGCTACGAGGGCTTCTTCAGCCTGTGGAAGGGCTTCACACCGTACTATGCCCGCCTGGGTCCCCACACCGTCCTCACCTTCATCTTCTTGGAGCAGATGAACAAGGCCTACAGGCGTCTCTTCCTCAGTGGCTGA
- the SLC25A11 gene encoding mitochondrial 2-oxoglutarate/malate carrier protein, which yields MAATASAGAGGMDGKPRTSPKSIKFLFGGLAGMGATVFVQPLDLVKNRMQLSGEGAKTREYKTSFHALTSILKAEGLRGIYTGLSAGLLRQATYTTTRLGIYTVLFERLTGADGTPPGFLLKALIGMTAGATGAFVGTPAEVALIRMTADGRLPADQRRGYKNVFNALIRITREEGVLTLWRGCIPTMARAVVVNAAQLASYSQSKQFLLDSGYFSDNILCHFCASMISGLVTTAASMPVDIAKTRIQNMRMIDGKPEYKNGLDVLFKVVRYEGFFSLWKGFTPYYARLGPHTVLTFIFLEQMNKAYRRLFLSG from the exons ATGGCGGCGACGGCGAGTGCCGGGGCCGGCGGGATGGACGGGAAGCCCCGTACCTCCCCTAAGTCCATCAAGTTCCTGTTTGGGGGCCTGGCCGG GATGGGAGCTACAGTTTTTGTCCAGCCCCTGGACCTGGTGAAGAACCGGATGCAGCTGAGTGGGGAAGGGGCCAAGACTCGAGAGTACAAAACCAGCTTCCATGCCCTCACCAGTATCCTGAAGGCAGAAGGCCTGAGGGGCATTTACACCGG GCTGTCGGCTGGCCTGCTGCGCCAGGCCACCTACACCACTACCCGCCTTGGCATCTATACCGTGTTGTTTGAGCGCTTGACTGGGGCTGATGGTACTCCCCCTGGCTTTCTGCTGAAGGCTCTGATTGGCATGACGGCAGGTGCCACTGGTGCCTTTGTGGGAACACCAGCCGAAGTGGCTCTTATCCGCATGACTGCGGATGGCCG GCTTCCAGCTGACCAGCGCCGTGGCTACAAAAATGTGTTTAATGCCCTGATTCGGATCACCCGGGAAGAGGGAGTCCTCACCCTGTGGCGG GGCTGCATCCCTACCATGGCTCGGGCCGTCGTCGTCAATGCTGCCCAGCTGGCCTCCTACTCCCAATCCAAGCAGTTCTTGCTGGACTCAG GCTACTTCTCTGACAACATCTTGTGCCACTTCTGTGCCAGCATGATAAGCGGTCTTGTCACCACTGCTGCCTCCATGCCTGTGGATATTGCCAAGACCCG AATCCAGAACATGCGGATGATTGATGGGAAGCCGGAATACAAGAATGGACTG GATGTCCTGTTCAAGGTTGTCCGCTACGAGGGCTTCTTCAGCCTGTGGAAGGGCTTCACACCGTACTATGCCCGCCTGGGTCCCCACACCGTCCTCACCTTCATCTTCTTGGAGCAGATGAACAAGGCCTACAGGCGTCTCTTCCTCAGTGGCTGA